A portion of the Lolium rigidum isolate FL_2022 chromosome 1, APGP_CSIRO_Lrig_0.1, whole genome shotgun sequence genome contains these proteins:
- the LOC124692854 gene encoding tonoplast dicarboxylate transporter-like yields the protein MAKHGSFSGSSPEDDDTETPLLLPVHRDEAATTAAGRRQASPLLKALLAHRYPAIASGPAACAAVCALVDLGGAAPTNMLGVLAWVFLWWVTDAVPLAVASMAPLFLFPAFGISSADTVAKAYMDDVIALVLGSFILALAIERYHIHRRLALNITARFCGDPVRPSLLLLGITGTTAFVSMWIHNTACTVMMMPVATGILQRLPRERDGGASQEEDEVRRFSKAVVLGVVYASAIGGMATLTGTGVNIILVGMWSAYFPEQEPITFSSWMTFGLPMALVLFVALWVTLCLVYCSDSTGKALSAYLDRGHLRRELSLLGPMAFAEKMVLAVFGGLIVLWMTRTLTEDIPGWGILFHNEVGDGTVTIMMATLLFIIPNGKSEGEKLMDWNRCRKLQWNIVLLLGAGFAIADGFRTSGLTNILSDGLRFLEGAPVMVIVPVACIFSGVITEFTSDDATATLVLPLFAELAKSIEVHPGLLMISGAVGAQLSYLFPTGSPSNIVGFSTGYITIKDMVATGLPLKVAGVAALTILLPTLGTFT from the exons ATGGCCAAGCACGGCAGCTTCTCCGGGAGCTCGCCAGAGGACGACGACACTGAGACGCCACTGCTGCTGCCCGTTCACCGCGACGAAGCCGCGACCACGGCAGCTGGCCGACGTCAGGCGTCGCCGCTCCTGAAGGCTCTGCTTGCGCACAGGTACCCGGCGATCGCGTCGGGCCCCGCGGCGTGCGCGGCCGTGTGCGCGCTCGTGGACCTGGGCGGCGCGGCGCCGACGAACATGCTGGGCGTGCTAGCGTGGGTGTTCCTGTGGTGGGTCACGGACGCCGTGCCCCTGGCCGTGGCGTCCATGGCGCCCCTGTTCCTCTTCCCGGCCTTCGGCATCTCCTCCGCCGACACCGTCGCCAAGGCCTACATGGACGACGTCATCGCCCTCGTCCTCGGCAGCTTCATCCTCGCCCTCGCCATCGAGCGCTACCACATCCACCGCCGCCTCGCTCTCAAC ATCACGGCGCGGTTCTGCGGGGACCCGGTGCGGCCGTCGCTGCTGCTGCTGGGGATCACCGGCACCACGGCGTTCGTCAGCATGTGGATCCACAACACGGCGTGCACGGTCATGATGATGCCCGTGGCGACGGGGATCCTGCAGCGGCTCCCGCGGGAGCGGGACGGCGGCGCAagccaggaggaggacgaggtgcggCGGTTCTCCAAGGCGGTGGTGCTGGGCGTGGTGTACGCGTCGGCGATCGGCGGGATGGCCACGCTCACGGGCACCGGCGTCAACATCATCCTCGTGGGGATGTGGTCCGCATACTTCCCGGAGCAGGAGCCCATCACCTTCAGCTCGTGGATGACCTTCGGCCTACCCATGGCGCTGGTCCTGTTCGTGGCGCTCTGGGTCACTCTCTGCCTCGTGTACTGCTCTGACAGCACCGGAAAGGCACTCTCGGCCTACCTCGACAGGGGTCACCTCAGAAGAGAGCTCAGCTTGTTAG GTCCGATGGCTTTCGCAGAGAAGATGGTCTTGGCCGTGTTTGGG GGTTTAATTGTGCTATGGATGACTAGAACCCTAACAGAGGACATCCCTGGGTGGGGAATTCTCTTCCACAATGAAGTTGGGGACGGAACAGTCACT ATCATGATGGCCACGTTGCTGTTCATAATCCCGAACGGGAAAAGCGAGGGAGAGAAGCTTATGGACTGGAACAGGTGCAGGAAGCTGCAGTGgaacatcgtcctcctcctcggcgcgggCTTCGCCATCGCCGACGGCTTCAGGACCAGCGGCCTGACCAACATCCTCTCGGATGGGCTCAGGTTCCTCGAGGGCGCGCCGGTAATGGTGATCGTGCCCGTGGCTTGCATTTTTAGTGGGGTCATCACGGAGTTCACCTCCGACGACGCGACTGCGACGCTGGTGCTGCCTCTGTTTGCTGAACTGGCCAAGTCTATCGAGGTGCACCCGGGGCTGCTCATGATCTCCGGCGCTGTTGGGGCTCAGCTGTCGTACTTGTTCCCCACCGGATCACCCTCAAATATCGTTGGGTTCAGTACCGGATACATTACCATCAAGGATATGGTGGCCACAGGGTTGCCACTCAAGGTTGCTGGAGTTGCAGCTCTGACGATCTTGCTACCAACACTAGGTACCTTCACATAG